A section of the Agrococcus sp. SGAir0287 genome encodes:
- the argE gene encoding acetylornithine deacetylase — protein MPAPSDAAMEEIRTLVAFDTTSRDSNLELIAHVERRLDALGIASTRIPNAEGTKANLLATIPAADGSTDGGIVLSAHTDVVPVDGQAWSSEPFAPEVRDGRLYARGSADMKSFLGVVLVQAADMVAQPLAEPIHLALSYDEEVGCVGAVDLVDELARRGGLPRGCVVGEPTSMRIVRGHKSMNVFRIDVRGVAAHSSLTPQGENAIVAAAELVRFVQSVADEMREQGPFDDGYVVPYTSVSVNRIDGGIAVNTIPAECSIHFEFRALTTVDHPALVQRFVDECARVEADMRSRFPEASVTLTTTAAAPGVDTPADAEIVALAAEWGAVPSDDKVTYGTEAGLFANAGIPTVVCGPGDIAQAHAPDEFIALDQIAACEAFVSRLVASLRA, from the coding sequence GTGCCCGCACCGTCCGACGCCGCCATGGAGGAGATCCGCACCCTCGTCGCCTTCGACACGACGAGCCGCGACTCGAACCTCGAGCTGATCGCGCACGTCGAGCGCCGGCTCGACGCGCTCGGCATCGCCTCGACGCGCATCCCGAACGCCGAGGGCACGAAGGCGAACCTGCTCGCGACGATCCCCGCCGCCGACGGGTCGACCGACGGCGGCATCGTGCTGTCGGCGCACACCGACGTCGTGCCCGTCGACGGGCAGGCGTGGTCGAGCGAGCCCTTCGCGCCCGAGGTGCGCGACGGCCGGCTCTACGCGCGCGGCTCCGCCGACATGAAGTCGTTCCTCGGCGTCGTGCTCGTGCAGGCGGCCGACATGGTCGCGCAGCCGCTCGCCGAGCCCATCCACCTCGCCCTCTCCTACGACGAGGAGGTGGGATGCGTCGGTGCCGTCGACCTCGTCGACGAGCTCGCGCGTCGCGGTGGCCTGCCGCGCGGCTGCGTCGTCGGCGAGCCGACGAGCATGCGCATCGTGCGCGGCCACAAGTCGATGAACGTCTTCCGGATCGACGTGCGCGGCGTCGCGGCGCACTCGTCGCTCACACCGCAGGGCGAGAACGCGATCGTCGCGGCCGCCGAGCTCGTGCGCTTCGTGCAGTCGGTCGCCGACGAGATGCGCGAGCAGGGTCCGTTCGACGACGGCTACGTCGTGCCGTACACGTCGGTGAGCGTCAACCGCATCGACGGCGGCATCGCCGTGAACACCATCCCGGCCGAGTGCTCGATCCACTTCGAGTTCCGCGCCCTCACGACCGTCGACCACCCGGCGCTCGTGCAGCGCTTCGTCGACGAGTGCGCGCGCGTCGAGGCCGACATGCGCTCCCGCTTCCCCGAGGCGTCCGTCACCCTCACGACCACCGCGGCCGCGCCCGGCGTCGACACGCCCGCCGACGCCGAGATCGTCGCCCTCGCCGCCGAGTGGGGCGCGGTGCCGAGCGACGACAAGGTCACCTACGGCACGGAGGCCGGGCTCTTCGCGAACGCCGGCATCCCCACGGTCGTCTGCGGCCCGGGCGACATCGCCCAGGCGCACGCGCCCGACGAGTTCATCGCGCTCGACCAGATCGCGGCGTGCGAGGCGTTCGTCTCGCGCCTCGTGGCATCCCTGCGCGCCTGA